The Anabas testudineus chromosome 14, fAnaTes1.2, whole genome shotgun sequence genome includes a region encoding these proteins:
- the LOC113169168 gene encoding cytokine-like protein 1 — MAIFNHLLLVSFLVPLVLSYPFYPPTCYTKVLTMARDLTQWAADLKRDPETSFCMAHMPNLYLDVHNACVMHKMRDYISLVEGLRERRCAYTRDVRKLGVTLRQLFIIMSQKCHGDLVFTIYDCAALER, encoded by the exons ATGGCGATCTTTAACCACTTGTTGCTCGTTTCATTTTTGGTGCCGCTGGTGCTGAGCTACCCTTTCTATCCACCGACATGCTACACCAAGGTGCTGACCATGGCACGAGACCTCACTCAGTGGGCAGCAGATCTGAAGAGGGACCCTGAAACT AGTTTCTGCATGGCACACATGCCGAATCTCTACCTTGATGTCCAT AATGCGTGTGTGATGCACAAAATGAGGGACTATATCTCCCTGGTGGAAGGCCTGCGAGAGCGCCGCTGCGCTTACACCAGAGACGTGAGGAAGCTGGGCGTCACTCTGAGGCAGCTCTTCATCATCATGTCCCAGAAGTGCCATGGG GACTTGGTGTTCACCATCTATGACTGTGCTGCACTGGAACGTTAA
- the stk10 gene encoding serine/threonine-protein kinase 10 — MALARFSKILRLPTIDMKKKVKQYEHVQRGVNPNDIWEIVGELGDGAFGKVYKAKNKETGILAAAKVIETKSEEELEDYMVEIDILAKCDHRYIVKLLDAFFHDNKLWIMIEFCPGGAVDATMLELDRGLTEPQIKVVCRQMLEALNYLHSMKIIHRDLKAGNILLMLDGDIKLADFGVSAKNTKTLQRRDSFIGTPYWMAPEVVMCETMKDAPYDYKADIWSLGITLIELAQIEPPHHELNPMRVLLKIAKSEPPTLEQPHKWSQEFKDFLRKALDKNPETRPTAAQLLEHPFVSSVTSNRPLRELVAEAKAEVMEEIEDNREEGEEDDAMEVTLPSVKEPCQTSQTSLEGDQSPDNMSPTTTTPTPLPRKEAASHTVTEEQPGPNMGFPVPLPRQKLADKLADDATLESEKSESEASTKTSNSDSGIEDGKSTSEEEKVALETPEAEQPPSLPHSEVSEEHVDITTNLQEMPKIPVSVANGHSSAPGPAVTPTPSCTTSLESTPCPELNGSLIRETPERTSIGENGQSISPYINGGIINKRFSYSSGSMASESMDMSIHKGNISMSARDFSRKTLKRTRKFVVDGVELSVTTSKIIGDDEKKDEEMRFLRRQELRELRLLQKEEHRAQAVLNSKLETQRDQMLKRFDQEMNAKKKHYDLELENLEKHQKQTIERMENDHSVKLKEETKRIKVEQERELHRFQEQQKQQKKELKQSVDKLPRNQRKDTLKQRMNAFQEKKIREEEMFFSNQKEHLDTTLKRITYNNKREIAETEREFLNRKHQLIRDREATIWDMEEKNLYEKHQLFKQQLKDQYFLQRHQLLKKHEKEREQMQQYNQRMVEILKARQQQEKHRLPKIQRSEAKTRMAMFKKSLRINSTGSNSEDREKIKQFSLQEEKRQKAERLHQQQKHESQMREMIGQCESNTRELQLLQNEKCHLLVENETQKLKNLDEQHNQLMKEWRDQLKPRKKALEDELNMKKKEQEVFFRMSEDTDCLNPSSSNKLSRFVPYQDASNT, encoded by the exons ATGGCACTCGCTAGGTTCAGTAAGATACTACGTCTGCCCACTATTGacatgaaaaagaaagtgaagcagTATGAACACGTCCAGCGGGGAGTGAACCCCAACGACATCTGGGAAATTGTGGGTGAACTGGGCGACGGCGCGTTTGGAAAAGTCTACAAG gcCAAGAACAAGGAGACGGGAATTCTGGCTGCAGCCAAAGTGATCGAGACAAAAAgcgaggaggagctggaggactACATGGTGGAGATCGACATCCTGGCTAAATGTGACCATCGCTACATCGTGAAGCTGCTTGATGCGTTTTTTCATGACAACAAACTGTGG ATCATGATTGAGTTCTGCCCTGGAGGTGCTGTGGATGCCACAATGCTAG AGTTGGATCGTGGGCTGACGGAGCCTCAGATTAAGGTGGTTTGCCGCCAGATGTTGGAGGCTTTGAACTACCTCCACAGCATGAAGATTATTCACAGAGACCTGAAGGCGGGAAACATCCTCCTCATGCTGGACGGGGACATCAAACTGG CTGATTTCGGAGTGTCTGCTAAAAACACCAAAACCCTGCAAAGAAGAGATTCTTTCATTGGGACTCCTTACTG GATGGCTCCAGAGGTGGTGATGTGTGAGACCATGAAGGACGCGCCCTATGATTACAAGGCTGATATCTGGTCTCTGGGGATCACCCTGATCGAGCTCGCCCAGATCGAACCACCGCATCACGAGCTCAACCCGATGAGGGTGCTGTTGAAGATTGCCAAGTCTGAACCTCCCACCCTGGAACAGCCACACAAATG GTCACAGGAGTTTAAGGATTTCCTGAGGaaagctttggataaaaaccCAGAGACTCGTCCAACTGCGGCACAACTCCTAGAG CACCCGTTTGTGAGCTCTGTGACGTCCAACCGCCCGCTCCGGGAGCTGGTGGCCGAGGCCAAGGCTGAGGTCATGGAGGAAATAGAGGACAatagagaggaaggagaagaggacgATGCAATGGAAGTCACTCTG CCATCAGTTAAGGAGCCATGCCAGACCAGTCAGACCAGTTTGGAAGGGGACCAGTCTCCAGACAACATGAGCCCCACCACAACCACACCGACACCTTTGCCCAGGAAGGAAGCAGCgtcacatacagtaacagaGGAGCAGCCAGGTCCTAACATGGGGTTCCCTGTCCCGCTGCCTCGACAGAAACTTGCTGACAAACTGGCGGACGACGCCACTCTTGAATCAGAGAAATCTGAAAGCGAGGCCTCAACCAAAACGTCCAACTCGGATTCAGGCATTGAAGATGGGAAGAGCACATCGGAGGAAGAAAAG GTTGCTCTGGAGACTCCAGAGGCCGAACAGCCACCATCTCTTCCCCACTCTGAGGTATCAGAGGAGCATGTTGACATCACCACAAACTTACAAGAGATGCCCAAGATCCCGGTGTCTGTGGCCAATGGACACTCATCAGCTCCAGGTCCCGCTGTCACTCCCACACCCTCCTGTACCACTTCTCTAGAATCCACACCTTGTCCCGAGCTGAATGGCAGCCTAATCAGGGAAACCCCAGAGCGTACATCAATAGGAGAAAATGGACAGAGCATCTCGCCTTATATCAACGGAGGGATTATCAACAAACGGTTCTCTTACTCCTCAGGCAGCATGGCATCAGAGAGCATGGACATGTCCATCCACAAGGGGAACATCTCCATGTCTGCACGG GACTTCTCACGTAAGACCCTGAAGCGAACCAGGAAGTTTGTTGTTGATGGCGTGGAGTTGAGCGTGACCACATCCAAGATCATCGGCGATGACGAGAAGAAAGATGAGGAGATGAGATTCCTGAG GCGTCAGGAGCTTCGTGAGCTCCGGTTGCTGCAGAAGGAAGAGCACCGTGCCCAGGCTGTTTTAAATTCCaaactggaaacacagagagatcaAATGCTGAAACGTTTCGACCAGGAAATGAAT GCCAAGAAGAAGCACTATGACTTGGAGCTGGAGAACCTGGAGAAGCATCAGAAGCAGACTATTGAGAGGATGGAGAACGACCACTCTGTGAAACTCAAAGAAGAAACGAAACGCATCAAAGTAGAGCAGGAACGAGAACTCCACAGGTTCCaggagcagcagaagcagcagaaaaaggag CTAAAACAGTCGGTGGATAAGCTGCCAAGAAATCAGCGTAAAGACACTTTGAAGCAGAGGATGAATGCCTTTCAAGAAAAGAAGATCAGAGAG GAGGAGATGTTCTTCTCAAATCAGAAAGAGCACCTGGACACAACACTGAAGAGAATCACCTATAACAACAAGAGAGAGATTGCAGAAACCGAGAGGGAATTCCTGAACAGGAAGCACCAACTAATCAGAG ATCGTGAAGCTACGATATGGGACATGGAGGAGAAAAATCTTTATGAGAAGCACCAGTTATtcaagcagcagctgaaagatCAGTATTTCCTCCAGAGGCATCAACTTCTCAAGAAACACGAGAAG GAGCGGGAACAAATGCAGCAGTACAATCAGCGGATGGTTGAGATTCTGAAAGCTcggcagcagcaggagaagcacCGGCTACCTAAGATCCAGCGTAGTGAAGCCAAGACCCGCATGGCCATGTTCAAGAAGAGCCTCCGCATCAACTCGACGGGCAGCAActcagaggacagagagaagatcAAACAG TTTTCCTTGCAGGAGGAGAAGCGGCAGAAGGCCGAGCGgctgcatcagcagcagaaacacgAGAGCCAGATGAGAGAGATGATTGGACAGTGTGAAAGCAACAccagagagctgcagctgctacaG aacGAAAAATGTCACCTGTTGGTTGAGAATGAGACTCAGAAGCTCAAGAATTTGGATGAACAACATAACCAGCTGATGAAGGAGTGGAGAGATCAGCTGAAACCAAGAAAGAAG GCCCTTGAAGACGAgctgaacatgaagaaaaagGAACAGGAGGTTTTCTTCAGGATGAGTGAGGATACCGACTGCCTGAACCCCAGTTCATCCAATAAACTCTCTAGGTTTGTGCCTTACCAAGACGCTtctaacacataa